GTGAATTTTGTAATAAAGGAAGTAAAAAAGAAGGCAATGGCTCCCAGGTATGATGTGGTTTACGTTTTTGGAGTTCCTTTTTATGTACCTAGATTGGATATAGAATATCTTACTACACTTGTTGCAATAAATTTTGGTGGTGCACTTATTCCGTTAATATTATCAGTATCTTTATTATTTTTACTTTATAAATATCTAGCGTTTATCTTTATAAATATAATACTTTTAATTATAGTGTCAAAATATTTCTCAAAAGTAGTAGAAGGTGTAGGAGTTGTAATGCATCCTTTTATTCCTCCTTTATTTTCAGTACTATTCAGTTATTTTCTATTTTTTAATATACCACAGCTTATACCAGTCTCTGCCTATATTTCAAGTGTCTTAGGTACATTAATAGGAGCTGATTTACTCAATTTAAGAAAAATAATTGAGGCTTCTCCTCAAATAGTAAGTATTGGTGGAATGGGGAGTTTTGATGGAATTTTCCTATCTGGCTTATTTTCGGTACTTTTAGGAGAATTGGTTATATCCATATTCTAAACGTTCTTTTATACTTCTTAACTAGGGCTATTGCTTCTCCTCCTTCTTTAAATTTTACAAGCGCTTTTCCTCTTTCAAAAATTCCTTTAAGGTAAGTAATTCCTCCTTCGTAATTTACGCTATCATATCTCAATAACCTTC
This genomic interval from Acidianus sp. HS-5 contains the following:
- a CDS encoding DUF1614 domain-containing protein codes for the protein MKRIVIFYPFRGILLPAYLFMGLILVLVSIGYFKDLLLFVGVSRKLSYLFAFEISFLSLLLSPVNFVIKEVKKKAMAPRYDVVYVFGVPFYVPRLDIEYLTTLVAINFGGALIPLILSVSLLFLLYKYLAFIFINIILLIIVSKYFSKVVEGVGVVMHPFIPPLFSVLFSYFLFFNIPQLIPVSAYISSVLGTLIGADLLNLRKIIEASPQIVSIGGMGSFDGIFLSGLFSVLLGELVISIF